From Chryseobacterium shandongense, the proteins below share one genomic window:
- a CDS encoding DUF4142 domain-containing protein — protein sequence MKNSILTILAVAAMVACKKNETTNVDQSTDSTTMSAPADTSMNMGDSATTAMSDPNAANSTLSAQDKKFADAAATGGMMEVMLGQLASTNATNATVKSLGAMMVKDHGKANDELKKWASASGYTLPTSLKADQQKKYDELKSKKGAEFDRMYADLMVTDHQKDIAEFKKQASEGSEASLKSFASATLPTLEHHLMESEKAKNAVK from the coding sequence ATGAAAAATTCAATTTTAACAATTCTAGCGGTTGCTGCAATGGTAGCTTGTAAGAAAAATGAAACAACCAATGTAGATCAGTCTACAGATTCAACGACAATGTCAGCTCCTGCAGATACATCAATGAATATGGGGGATTCAGCTACTACAGCTATGTCGGATCCTAATGCTGCAAACAGTACATTAAGCGCTCAGGACAAAAAATTTGCAGACGCAGCAGCGACTGGAGGTATGATGGAAGTTATGCTCGGTCAACTTGCTTCAACCAATGCAACCAATGCCACTGTAAAATCGTTGGGAGCAATGATGGTAAAAGATCATGGAAAAGCCAATGATGAACTTAAAAAATGGGCCTCTGCATCGGGATACACATTGCCTACAAGTTTAAAGGCAGATCAGCAAAAGAAATACGACGAGCTGAAGTCTAAAAAAGGTGCGGAATTTGATCGTATGTATGCGGATCTTATGGTAACAGACCATCAGAAAGATATCGCTGAATTCAAAAAGCAGGCATCAGAAGGCTCTGAAGCTTCTTTAAAATCTTTTGCAAGTGCTACACTTCCTACATTAGAGCATCATCTTATGGAATCTGAAAAAGCGAAGAATGCAGTAAAATAA
- a CDS encoding PAS domain-containing sensor histidine kinase, translating into MTSTELLPDNFSLDLIIQALASSPAPTSIYSGEDMIIRFANEGMLALWGKDAAVIGKPLMEAIPELEGQPFLALLQQVWRTGKTYSVSDAPAKLIKNGKEVLDYFDYEYKALTDQHDKTWCILNTALNVTSRREFLQQIREKEEKEHALNEEMAATLEELTSTNKELSNSIKQLAQSREYIRTIIEQAPVGIAMLKGPEHIIEIANPTILSIWGREESEIVGFPHEKARPELQGQPVNKWLREVYDSGKPKINNEFTVRLRHNDGLREAIVNSIYQPIFSEEGTISGILIILEEITQQVLERRRSQNDQQMLALAIDAGELATFYYQPKTNLFSGNSLLKSWFGLSFKENLDLSIALAVILPEDRDRVINAITHSLSKDSDGIYFIEYRIQNNIDKRIRLLQANGRVFYDQQGNALSLNGTLRDITEQKKEEQRKDDFMGMVSHELKTPLTSLKAYLQLLQRTQVNQENLRHHTMLEKSVKQVDYMNNMINGFLNVSRLDSGQMHIEKKFFDVESLFTEIEHEILSTNHSRSFTFKTSGKVLLFADRDKISQVLHNLIGNAIKYSSVDTSIVIEYVTAGDNSLEVTVLDHGIGISEDDQQRIFERYYRVKDINSSTTSGFGIGLYLCKEIIDLHNGNIKVQSSRTKGTTFSFVLPIDGQKLR; encoded by the coding sequence ATGACTTCCACAGAACTTTTACCGGATAATTTCAGCCTTGATTTAATTATTCAGGCACTGGCCTCCTCCCCTGCACCCACATCGATCTATTCAGGGGAAGACATGATCATTCGTTTTGCAAACGAAGGCATGCTGGCTCTTTGGGGAAAAGATGCCGCTGTAATTGGGAAGCCCTTAATGGAAGCTATCCCTGAACTGGAAGGACAACCTTTTTTAGCATTATTGCAGCAGGTCTGGCGTACCGGTAAAACGTACTCCGTATCGGACGCTCCTGCGAAACTGATCAAGAACGGAAAAGAAGTACTTGATTATTTCGATTATGAATATAAGGCACTTACCGATCAACATGATAAAACATGGTGCATACTCAACACCGCACTTAATGTAACTTCCCGTCGCGAGTTTTTACAGCAAATACGGGAAAAAGAAGAAAAAGAACATGCACTCAATGAGGAAATGGCCGCTACCCTTGAGGAGCTGACTTCCACTAACAAAGAACTCAGCAATTCCATAAAGCAGCTTGCACAGAGCAGAGAATATATCCGAACGATTATTGAACAGGCTCCTGTGGGAATCGCAATGTTGAAAGGGCCAGAGCATATTATTGAAATTGCCAATCCGACCATTCTTTCTATCTGGGGACGCGAAGAGTCTGAAATTGTAGGTTTCCCCCATGAAAAAGCCCGTCCGGAATTACAGGGACAGCCTGTTAATAAATGGCTGCGAGAAGTATACGACAGCGGAAAACCCAAAATAAATAATGAGTTCACAGTAAGATTACGCCATAATGATGGATTGCGAGAAGCAATTGTCAACTCCATATATCAGCCGATATTTTCGGAGGAGGGCACTATTTCCGGTATCCTAATCATTCTTGAAGAAATTACACAGCAGGTTTTAGAACGGCGTAGAAGTCAAAATGACCAGCAAATGCTTGCCCTTGCTATCGATGCCGGAGAACTGGCAACTTTTTATTATCAGCCAAAAACCAATCTTTTTTCCGGAAATTCCTTACTTAAAAGTTGGTTCGGACTTTCATTTAAAGAAAATTTAGACTTATCAATTGCATTGGCGGTTATTCTTCCGGAAGACAGAGATCGTGTTATTAATGCTATTACACATTCCCTTAGTAAAGATTCTGATGGCATTTATTTTATTGAATACAGAATACAAAATAATATTGATAAAAGAATACGGCTCCTACAAGCAAACGGTAGAGTTTTTTATGATCAGCAAGGGAATGCGCTAAGCCTTAATGGTACGCTTAGGGATATTACGGAACAAAAGAAAGAGGAACAGCGAAAAGATGATTTTATGGGAATGGTGAGCCATGAGCTTAAAACACCGCTTACTTCTTTGAAAGCATATCTTCAGCTGCTACAACGAACACAGGTAAACCAGGAAAATTTAAGGCATCATACGATGCTTGAAAAATCTGTAAAGCAGGTTGATTATATGAACAATATGATCAATGGTTTCCTGAATGTATCAAGACTTGATTCGGGACAAATGCATATTGAGAAAAAGTTTTTCGATGTTGAATCATTATTCACCGAAATTGAACATGAAATTCTGTCGACCAACCACAGCCGCAGTTTCACTTTTAAAACATCGGGAAAAGTATTACTGTTTGCAGACCGTGATAAAATATCGCAGGTTCTTCATAATCTTATTGGTAATGCAATAAAATACTCTTCTGTTGATACATCAATTGTAATTGAATATGTAACAGCAGGAGATAATTCCCTAGAAGTTACTGTTCTTGATCACGGAATCGGAATATCTGAGGATGATCAGCAAAGGATATTTGAACGTTATTATCGCGTGAAAGATATTAACAGCAGTACTACATCCGGATTTGGTATAGGACTATATCTTTGTAAAGAAATTATCGATCTTCATAATGGGAATATAAAGGTTCAAAGTTCCAGGACAAAAGGTACCACATTCTCATTTGTTTTGCCGATTGACGGACAAAAGCTAAGGTAA
- a CDS encoding DNA-3-methyladenine glycosylase, translated as MPKLKPEYYLNHDVIFLAKNLLGKILFTEKNGEITAGVITETEAYLGEDDKASHAYGGRRTLRTEAMYLPGGFCYVYLCYGIHHLLNIVISQKNDPKSILIRSVEPYLGLPVMERRRNMTASSKAISSGPGSVCKALGIDMTFNKKSLTGERIWIEESESSCNAEDIASTSRIGVDYAGEHAQLSLRFYLRNNRFVSKIKG; from the coding sequence ATGCCAAAACTAAAACCTGAATATTATCTGAACCATGATGTAATTTTTCTCGCTAAAAATCTTTTGGGCAAAATACTTTTCACGGAAAAGAACGGAGAGATCACGGCCGGAGTGATTACAGAAACAGAAGCATATCTAGGAGAAGACGATAAAGCATCACATGCTTATGGCGGAAGGCGGACATTAAGGACAGAAGCTATGTATCTGCCGGGCGGATTTTGCTATGTTTATCTATGTTATGGAATCCATCATTTATTGAATATTGTTATTTCACAGAAAAATGATCCTAAAAGTATTCTGATAAGATCTGTAGAACCATATCTAGGACTGCCGGTTATGGAAAGAAGAAGAAATATGACGGCATCTTCTAAAGCCATTTCGTCGGGTCCCGGATCTGTTTGCAAAGCCTTAGGAATTGATATGACTTTTAACAAAAAATCTTTAACAGGTGAACGAATATGGATTGAAGAATCAGAATCTTCGTGCAATGCTGAAGATATTGCCTCTACCTCACGAATCGGCGTAGATTATGCAGGCGAACACGCCCAACTGTCGCTTCGTTTTTATCTCAGGAATAATCGATTTGTTAGTAAAATAAAGGGTTGA
- a CDS encoding Rossmann-fold NAD(P)-binding domain-containing protein — protein MKKIGLIGYGWLGSRISTVISKNYKIYTTTTSPGKLQEIISKGIHAELAVFGKGQEEFTDPWSVVPDLDVIIITVPFSEKRSSHQELQDKFSKLFSFIGKFEKQIFFMSSTSVYPDDPGIFTEEMLRPEDVFVENHIKKGFPRVNILRLGGLMGDERLLKNFKVSDLSGVVNHIHFKDIAEVILKMIEKNVHGKVYNVVAPFHPSKREVIAAQNKQLIDKVHDNNKQRIISSEKLISELDYTFIYADPKKFHL, from the coding sequence ATGAAAAAAATAGGTTTAATAGGATATGGCTGGCTGGGTTCAAGAATTAGCACTGTTATTTCAAAAAATTACAAGATCTACACAACGACAACATCACCCGGAAAGCTGCAGGAGATTATTTCTAAAGGAATTCATGCAGAACTAGCAGTGTTTGGTAAAGGCCAGGAAGAATTTACGGATCCTTGGAGTGTGGTTCCGGATCTTGATGTCATCATTATCACCGTTCCCTTCTCAGAAAAAAGATCATCACATCAGGAATTACAGGATAAATTTTCAAAATTATTTTCATTTATAGGCAAGTTTGAAAAGCAGATATTCTTTATGAGTTCCACCAGCGTTTATCCGGATGATCCCGGGATTTTTACAGAAGAAATGCTGCGGCCAGAAGATGTTTTCGTAGAGAATCATATTAAAAAGGGATTTCCGCGGGTCAACATCCTCAGGCTTGGTGGATTAATGGGTGATGAGAGACTTTTGAAAAATTTTAAAGTCTCAGATTTATCCGGCGTTGTTAATCATATTCATTTCAAAGATATTGCTGAAGTTATTTTAAAAATGATCGAAAAAAACGTTCATGGAAAAGTGTATAATGTTGTAGCACCGTTTCATCCTTCTAAAAGGGAAGTGATCGCGGCCCAGAATAAACAGCTCATTGATAAAGTTCATGATAATAATAAGCAGAGGATTATCTCATCAGAAAAACTGATTTCAGAATTAGATTATACATTTATATATGCGGATCCGAAGAAATTTCACTTATAA
- a CDS encoding response regulator transcription factor, which yields MNSKKIMVCDDDQGILDVLQMLLESEGFTVFTEINSTNLIKQIQIDEPDLILLDLWMPLLSGDQVLKAIRNTQAVQDIPVIVLSASVDGDDIAADAGANDFVAKPFDLDDIVSKINSLLV from the coding sequence ATGAATAGCAAAAAGATAATGGTTTGTGATGATGACCAAGGTATACTGGATGTGCTGCAAATGCTTCTTGAATCTGAAGGTTTTACTGTTTTCACAGAAATCAACAGTACGAATCTGATCAAACAAATTCAGATTGATGAGCCCGATCTTATTCTTCTGGATCTGTGGATGCCCCTTTTGTCGGGTGATCAGGTATTAAAAGCAATTAGAAATACACAGGCTGTTCAGGATATTCCGGTTATCGTGCTTTCTGCAAGTGTAGACGGAGATGACATTGCTGCAGATGCGGGAGCCAATGATTTTGTTGCCAAACCTTTTGACCTGGATGATATTGTTTCTAAAATAAACAGTCTTTTGGTTTAA
- a CDS encoding PAS domain-containing sensor histidine kinase has protein sequence MNNNIDLYIQALNSANCGIIITDNTQPDNPIVYCNRAFETITGYSHDEIIGHNCRFLQGQDRSQPERQYIKECIREGKDCKLEIRNYKKNGNLFWNELFISPVKNEAGVITHFIGVQNDITERKKAEHELREEKSSVERKIMERTKELVDNEAFLSSIIQTVRESLLVLDANYKVISANNHFLNSFKVTQEDTVGKILFELGNHQWDIDTLKELLMKILPTNNPVIDYEVEHDFPYIGKKVMLVNAYRIEFEGQYKDRILIAIEDITEKKETDRRKDDFLSIASHELKTPLTTIKGLVQLLQRMVPDNSPEKFNGTLDKVSVYVDRLNVLISDLLDTSKIQSGNIELHLDPFEIDKTIRDTVENLSVSAPHHKISLSGSTNAMILGDELQISQVINNLISNAIKYSPGSDKVDIYINRVGSFVKVSVKDYGMGINPQDKAKIFDRFFRAREIQKKFPGLGIGLYISHEIIANHNGTLWVESEIGEGSTFSFTLPIMKNHLNE, from the coding sequence ATGAATAACAACATTGACCTATATATACAAGCTTTGAATTCGGCCAACTGCGGAATTATCATTACTGATAATACCCAACCGGATAATCCTATTGTCTACTGCAACAGAGCCTTTGAAACCATTACGGGATATTCGCACGACGAAATTATCGGGCACAACTGCCGGTTTCTTCAGGGACAGGACAGATCACAACCTGAAAGACAATATATCAAAGAATGCATCAGGGAAGGAAAAGACTGCAAACTGGAAATCAGAAATTATAAAAAGAACGGAAATCTTTTCTGGAATGAACTTTTTATTTCACCTGTAAAAAATGAGGCTGGTGTGATTACACACTTTATCGGGGTGCAGAATGATATCACAGAACGTAAAAAAGCAGAGCATGAATTAAGAGAAGAGAAATCTTCGGTGGAAAGAAAAATCATGGAGAGAACAAAAGAACTTGTTGACAATGAAGCATTTCTTTCCAGCATTATTCAGACCGTGAGGGAAAGTCTCCTTGTTCTGGACGCAAATTATAAGGTAATTAGTGCCAACAATCATTTTTTAAATTCATTTAAAGTTACCCAAGAAGATACGGTAGGAAAAATCCTTTTTGAGCTTGGAAATCATCAATGGGATATTGATACCCTGAAAGAGCTTCTTATGAAAATATTACCCACCAATAATCCGGTAATTGATTATGAAGTTGAGCATGATTTCCCTTATATCGGAAAAAAAGTAATGCTTGTAAATGCGTACCGTATTGAGTTTGAAGGTCAATATAAGGACCGGATACTGATTGCAATAGAAGATATTACCGAAAAAAAAGAAACCGATCGCAGAAAAGATGATTTTCTTTCGATTGCAAGCCACGAACTGAAGACACCTCTTACTACTATTAAAGGTCTCGTACAGCTTCTACAGAGAATGGTTCCTGATAATTCACCGGAAAAATTCAATGGCACTCTTGATAAGGTCTCGGTATATGTAGACCGATTGAATGTGCTTATTTCTGATCTTCTTGATACTTCCAAGATACAATCCGGAAATATAGAGCTGCATCTTGATCCATTTGAGATCGACAAAACAATTCGGGATACCGTTGAAAACCTTTCGGTATCGGCTCCTCACCATAAAATCTCATTATCAGGATCTACCAATGCTATGATTTTAGGTGACGAACTGCAGATTTCGCAGGTAATTAATAATTTAATCTCAAACGCTATAAAATATTCTCCAGGTTCGGATAAAGTGGATATTTACATCAACAGAGTCGGAAGCTTCGTAAAAGTTTCAGTAAAGGATTATGGAATGGGGATTAACCCTCAGGATAAAGCAAAGATTTTCGACCGTTTTTTCAGAGCGAGAGAAATACAGAAAAAATTTCCGGGATTGGGAATTGGTCTTTATATTTCACATGAAATCATTGCGAACCACAATGGAACACTTTGGGTGGAAAGTGAAATCGGTGAAGGATCTACCTTTAGTTTTACATTACCCATCATGAAAAATCACTTAAATGAATAG
- a CDS encoding Fur family transcriptional regulator, with protein MKQVRNTQAKTEILHLLSNASSALSHHEIQEKLNGLCNRVTTYRVLERLEKEGKIHKIVNIDGIVNYARCNHCSKEKHLHNHIHFNCEKCKEVICIENIVPEITLPENFTAHSYNFVISGICPKCAGIQ; from the coding sequence ATGAAACAGGTACGAAACACGCAGGCAAAAACAGAAATACTTCATCTTCTAAGCAATGCTTCCAGTGCTTTGTCGCATCATGAAATACAGGAAAAATTAAATGGATTGTGCAATCGAGTAACGACATACCGTGTTTTGGAACGCCTGGAAAAAGAAGGTAAAATCCATAAAATTGTAAATATAGACGGTATTGTAAATTATGCACGATGTAACCATTGCAGCAAAGAAAAGCATTTGCATAATCATATACATTTTAATTGCGAAAAATGTAAAGAAGTTATATGTATCGAAAACATCGTTCCTGAGATTACTCTTCCGGAAAATTTCACCGCACACAGCTATAATTTTGTTATCAGCGGTATATGTCCCAAATGCGCTGGTATTCAGTAA
- the xth gene encoding exodeoxyribonuclease III codes for MKIATYNVNGINGRLPVLLRWLEEAQPDVVCLQELKAPQQRFPIKEINAAGYNAIWNGQKSWNGVAILAKDLEITEVQRSLPGDPEDIQSRYIEAIINQTVICCLYLPNGNPYPGPKFDYKIAWIKRLKKRINQLIKMDLPAVVIGDFNIIPTASDVYKSERWEDNALYRKEVKTAYKQILKKGWTDAIRTLYPEETIYTFWDYLYNSYSRNAGMRLDHILLSPYLAGNLKSGGVDKHVRGWEKSSDHAPVWIILD; via the coding sequence ATGAAAATAGCAACTTATAATGTAAATGGAATAAACGGAAGACTGCCCGTTCTTCTACGCTGGCTGGAAGAAGCCCAACCGGATGTTGTTTGTCTGCAGGAATTAAAAGCTCCCCAGCAACGCTTTCCTATTAAAGAGATTAATGCAGCTGGCTATAACGCCATATGGAATGGACAAAAAAGCTGGAACGGTGTTGCGATACTTGCAAAAGATCTGGAAATTACGGAAGTTCAGAGATCTTTACCCGGAGATCCTGAAGATATTCAAAGCCGATATATTGAAGCGATCATCAATCAGACAGTAATCTGCTGTCTTTATCTTCCCAATGGAAATCCTTATCCGGGACCCAAATTCGATTATAAAATTGCTTGGATAAAACGTTTGAAAAAAAGAATAAATCAGCTCATAAAAATGGATCTCCCTGCAGTTGTCATCGGTGATTTCAACATTATTCCAACAGCTTCTGATGTTTACAAATCCGAACGCTGGGAAGACAACGCCTTATATAGGAAGGAAGTGAAAACAGCCTACAAGCAAATTCTTAAGAAAGGCTGGACAGATGCCATTCGTACCCTTTATCCCGAAGAAACCATTTATACATTTTGGGATTACCTTTATAATTCATATAGCCGTAATGCTGGAATGAGGCTTGATCATATATTGCTAAGTCCTTATCTTGCCGGAAACCTGAAATCGGGAGGTGTAGATAAACATGTTCGCGGATGGGAAAAAAGCAGTGACCATGCTCCGGTATGGATTATACTTGATTAA
- a CDS encoding Crp/Fnr family transcriptional regulator codes for MLIEEELLLSYGAEIVELKTSEIIFNEGDIPRLFYQIRKGRIKLSHFNEDGKELILAVLHNGFSVCELLLFIDKKYPVNAVAIEPTTILTLPKEKLLKILDEMPNISRDINTFLSKRLYYKYIMLQNNTSLHPEVRIKGALEYHKSFSNIISKFAFEVPFTRKELAAITGLRTETVVRSIKKLEKENYLKIIERKIYI; via the coding sequence ATGTTAATTGAAGAAGAACTTTTATTATCCTACGGTGCAGAAATTGTAGAGCTGAAAACTTCCGAAATAATTTTCAATGAAGGAGATATACCAAGGCTCTTTTATCAGATCAGAAAAGGAAGGATAAAGCTCAGCCACTTCAATGAAGATGGTAAAGAACTTATTCTCGCTGTGCTGCACAACGGCTTCAGTGTCTGCGAACTTTTGCTCTTTATTGATAAAAAATATCCTGTAAATGCGGTTGCGATAGAGCCTACTACCATCCTTACCCTCCCAAAAGAGAAATTACTGAAAATTCTGGATGAGATGCCTAACATTTCCAGGGATATCAATACTTTCTTATCCAAAAGGCTGTACTATAAATATATTATGCTGCAGAATAACACATCACTTCATCCGGAGGTCAGAATCAAAGGTGCTTTGGAATATCATAAAAGTTTCAGTAACATTATATCTAAATTTGCATTTGAAGTTCCTTTTACGAGAAAAGAACTTGCTGCAATAACCGGCTTGCGGACTGAAACTGTAGTAAGGAGCATCAAAAAACTTGAAAAAGAAAATTATCTTAAAATTATTGAAAGAAAAATATACATTTAA
- a CDS encoding response regulator transcription factor, which produces MKTIFILEDETGIRDALQLLLSFEDYDVRSFSTVEAFNNRDRSVVPDIFILDVMMPDGSGIDVCNELRANPETTHIPIMIMSAHAKDHEVVSKCDAEEFISKPFDIDVVLSRIENLLVASN; this is translated from the coding sequence ATGAAAACAATTTTTATACTTGAAGATGAGACAGGCATCAGAGATGCATTACAGCTACTCCTGTCATTTGAAGACTATGACGTTCGTTCTTTTTCTACAGTAGAAGCATTCAACAATAGAGATCGATCTGTAGTTCCTGATATTTTTATTCTTGATGTGATGATGCCGGACGGTTCCGGAATTGATGTTTGCAATGAACTAAGAGCAAACCCAGAAACAACCCATATCCCTATCATGATTATGAGCGCACACGCAAAAGATCATGAGGTGGTAAGCAAATGTGATGCTGAAGAATTCATCAGTAAACCTTTTGACATTGATGTTGTTCTTTCACGGATTGAGAACTTATTGGTTGCGAGCAATTAA